The Verrucomicrobium spinosum DSM 4136 = JCM 18804 DNA segment TCGAAATGGAGCCACTGGCCGGCGAAGTTCTTGGTGAAGGCCAAGGCCTTGGGGTCGGCCAGCATGCGCTTGGTTTCCGCTGCGAGCACTGCCGGGTCGTGAAGTTTCTGCTCTGCAGCCAGCTTGAGCAGGGCGTCGTCAGGGGCTGAGACCCAGAGGAAGTAGGAGAGCCGGCTGGCGACCTCGTAGTGATTGACCTTCCATGGTTCCTTCGCCCACGGCCGATCCTCTTCTTCAATCAGCAGGAACTTGGGGGACAGGAGGATCGCTTTGAAGGCGACCTTCATGGCACCGTCCCAGTTTTCGCCCCGCTGGAGCGCCGCGGCAAAGATCTTGATGACCTCTTTGAGTTCTGCCTCCGTCGGGGGGCGTCGGTAGGCCTTGAGCAGGAAGGGGCGAAGCGCAAGCTCTGCGCCCACCTCGGCGGGGAGCTTGTCGCTGGTGACAGGGGCCATCAGGCGGCCGCGCAGTTCTGGCTTGCTCCAGACTTCGGCGATGGCATCATTGGCACCGCCCATGAATTTTTCCATCAACAGCGTGGAAAAGGTCAGGGTGTCGGCATTGTTGGCGAAACCCTCGCCACCAGCGCCATCGGCAGGGAACTTGTCGCCGGGTCGGGTGCTGATCCCCAAAAGATCACGAAGGGTGTTGGAGTACTCTTCACGATTGAGGCGGCGGACCTTGCGATGCCCTGGGTCTGATGCCGGGCTGGCTTTGATCGCGAGTTCATTGGCCTTGATCCAGTCGAGGATTGCCTGCTTCTGACCCGCATCGAGTGGTGTCTTGTTCTTTGGCGGCATGGTCCCGGACCGCACCTGCTCTCGAACCTTGTCCCAAAGGCGGACGTTGTGCCGGTTCAATCCCGGCTGGCGCAACGATTCCAGGCTGACGTCCCCCTTCTTCATCTCCTCGTCATGGCAGTCGATGCACCGCTGTTCCAGGAGAGGAAGGATGCTTTTCTCGAAGGACTCAGCGGACGCTGCGAGCGTGGCCGGTGCGGGCTCCGCCATGCACCACGAACTGGTGGCCATAACGAAGAGAATTCGAATGATACGGGAAGCTGCGCTGGAAGCCATCTGGGGGATCAGGATTACGCCCCCGGAATGCCCATGCTATCCACAGAGTTGGTCTGGTTCTGCGTTCTGGTTACGGACTTAGCAGCTTCCTGACCGCGCCCATGAGAATCTCTTCGCTCTCGGGGCCGACGTTGGTGGAGCGGGGCTCCATCTCATAGCCACCCTGGGCGTAGGCGGCGCGGGTGCCGATGTAGCCGGGGCCGTAGTCACCGTAGGCGGCCATGGCCACTTTCAGGTCCGGGCGCAGGGCCTTGGCGTTGAGTTGGTACTCGACGAACAGTTCGCCCGGCATGTGGAGGATGCGGGCGGGGCCGACGGCGAGGCAGGCGATTTCAATCTGATGCTGGTTTCGGTCGCGATCCAGAAAAGAGAGCTGATCGATCTGCCCAATGTACCCCATCCGGACAGAAGTGCTGAGCAGTGCTTTTTCCAGGTCCTCTTTGACAAGGTGTTTGCCGGCGGGCAATCTCACCGGTTCGTAGGACCAGCGGACCTCGCTCGCATCCAACGGGAACTTTTCAGTGGCGGCATAGGCTCTCGCCATGGCGTCGGCCAGTCGGGTGGCGAGGATGAGGCGGTTTTCTTTGGAACCGTCGTTATACTTGCCGGCGGCCACGTTGCCGCCGGCACCGTTGAAGTGCACATGCAGGGCTTCTGGAACGGACTGCCCACGCATGAACCGGGCGATGCCGGGGAAGTCGCAGCTGGGCACTCCGGTGCGGTAGTAGCTCTGCGGGTGGCACGCGTAGTAGCTCAGCACTGCCAGCGGCTTCTCACCATTCCAGAAACTCAACTGGGAAACGACGGGATCAATCAGTCCCTCGGGTTCAGCTCGCAGGCTGGCATCTTTGGTGGCGCTGCCTCTCATGGGGCGGAGCCGGCCTTCCGGTCCGACAATGCGGCGGTTGGAGGCAACTTCGATAGCTTTGGCCTCGCCCCAGCCGACATGGGTGGCTGGCTGGGCCAGGGGGAGTGCGACCTTCACGGCCTCGGCGAGCCGTGCCACCACTTCCCGATGAAAGGTGCCTTCGCAACGGCCCAGGTCTGCGATACCCAGCTCCTTCATGATCCTCTCTCCAGTGAAATCGCAGCCAGGTGCGTCATGTTGATGGAGGGTGTGCACAGCGACACGGTGCACTGAGGTGTTGGCCGCCGCGGCCAGGGCCTTGCAAAAGGCGTCGTGTCCTTCGTTTCCGATTCCGATCCAATCCACTGCACACAGCACAATCGGCGGGTCTTGTCCCAAGATGACGATGCCGCGGGCTCGCAGGGTCAACTCGTCGAGCCGTCTCACTTTGTCATAGGCCATGCTAGAGCCGATGGGCGGGGTCGCGTCCACGTCGAACGTGGCGATCTTGACGCCATCAGCGCAAATCATTGACGTGGTTGCGAAGAAGGTAAGCAGGAGCACGGCGAGATGCAGGGTTGCTCTGTGACAAACGGTGGGCATGGGGCCTGATACGGTGTGCAAGGGCTGTGATTCTGCCTCTGATGACTATCCGATTACAAGAGGGCAAAAGAGTACCACGTGAGGGATCGGCAGTCTCCGCTGGGGTTGAAGGAGGGGGAGCAGAGAGGGTGAGTGCGATTGAGGCGCAACGATGAGAAAAATATGGAAAACGATGCTTGTTGCGCCTCGATTTGCATGATTGGTAGCTTCAATGGCGCACAATACCTAGTGGAAGAGGCGCATAACCGAGACAAATCCCGTAAATGCGATAATATAAAGTTGCTTTTCTGATGGAGTCTGTGAAAATTGAGAAATCAACCGCGTGACGCTATCAATAATGAGATTCCCCATTCTTGCCACTTTAGCTGCCCTCTTCGTAGGGGCTGGCCTTTCCGCAGCGGAGTCGGTGGATATTGAGTTTGACAACTTCTCCGGGAATCAAACCGGGACGCTGCAAGATCTCGGTCCGTACTACCAGTCTTCGGTGATGAAGTTCACCAATGTGGCGAGCGTGGGAAATGTGTCAGTTGATCTGCGCGTTACCGCCTCGGCTTGGGGAGCCTACGCGTTCACGGGGCACCTGCCTGACTACAGCCAGACCTATGGTCAGCCCAACGGTGACTTGGGGCTCTACTACACAGCAACATCCTATGGTTCCGGCGGGCTGCACTACACACTCGAGTTTTTCAAAGGGGGTACGAATTTCAGCACCACCTTCACGGTGAGCCAGTTTGATCTGCTCATCTACGATGTGGACGGCGAAACGAAGCAGTCCGAAGCCTTCCGCGCCTACCTTTCCGATGGTTTGACTTCCTATCGTCTGGCAGACAGCCCGAACAGCGTGTCGGCTTCCTACTTCACCGATGGGGTGCTCTTCAGCGGTCCAGGGTACAACATTTCCGAGACAGATCCGTCCGCTGCGGCGATCCTGACCTACAACAACACGAACAAGATCACCCTCGACTTCGAGTCCAAGACGACCGGGGGCTCCTTGCCGAACGGGATTTTCACCGCCATCGATGGTGACTTGAGTCTGGTTAAGGGAGACACGAGCGATTTTGGCAATCCTGTCGCGGTGCCTGAGCCTTCCGGCCTGGTGTTCATTGCAGCGGCTGGAGTGGTGCTGGTGCTTCGCCGCAAGCGCCGTACGACTGCTGATTGATCGACACCTTAAAGCTTGTGCGCCTGGCCCACTTTGAGTGGGCCAGGCGTTTCTGTTGGCGGAGCAATACATCCGGTAGCGTAATGTTGCAGGCTTGGGGCGTGTTGAAGATCTGGCGAAAGAGGAGCATGCGAATTTCGCCCGCGCGCACAGAAGGGACGCCTACCCTTGACCTTCCTCAGCCACTGGCATGTCGCAGGACATGACCCCGTGCCGGAGGGCCATAGGAATGTGTGCTGCGGCATGCATTCTCGGGCAGGGCAGAGTGGAGTTAGCCTTTCCGGATCGTGAGGGGATCCGTTCTGAGATTGCTTGTGATGGGCTGTCCCGTGGGGCCGGGCAAATCCATAGGGAGTTTTGGTGATGTGTTGGCCCAGGTGGGTTGGGGGCTCAGGGCAATGATGAGCCTAGATTCAAGGTCGCATCTACGGCGGACAGGCCTGTTTCTCTACACCATTCTGTCCTCGAGCTTTGTTAAGGAGGGGTCATATAGCGTCCTGGTCCGATATGGGTGCTGCAGTGTAGCAGGAGCTTGACACTGGTCTGCTTGGGTTGGGTTGCTCATCATTCCCTGCAGCGGCTGAGTCGCCTTGAAAGGAAGGCTGTGCGCGGATTTTTGCCAGGGGGTGGCTTGAAAGTTTGGGTGAGGCACATGTAAAAGTTTTTGAGCGCTAAAGTTGTTGAGGCTGTGATGGCTATAAGAAAAAATAATAAGGAATGCGGTGGGTAATTAGAAAACGTTCTTGTTTTTGTATTAAGATTGCTACTATTATGTCTTCGTGCAAAGTAGCGCCATTAATGCAGGGGGCTTCTCCTGGTGGCGTTCAATCCTCCATCCATTCAGCGTCATGACTCCAACAACTTTTTTCCAACGCGGTGCCGTTCCGGTGCTGGCCTTGCTGCTGGGACTGACAAGTGCCGCACCAGGGCAGTCGGTTGTCCCAACCAACTTCTTTGAGCCGGCGTTTTCGGCCGAGACGGATGGCCCGGGTGGGGTTTTATCCATTACAATAGACACTGTGACCGCTGCAACTGCCGGGCCCCAATCGTCCGGGGGATCGCCAATCTGGAACCATTCGGCGACAGGCTTGATTGAGGCTGGGGTGATCCTTGTCGGCGAAGCGACGCTCTCCACGACGACCACGACGACCGGCAGTGAACTGGTATTTGGTCGCCAGTTGGAGTTGACTGGGACATTGGGGATACTCAATCCGCTGGTCTCGAACGTTTTGGGCACGAGCCTCTTGAGCAACTGGAGTTCCGATGCCACCGTCAACGGGTTAAGCTTGGCGGGAGGGAGCGCCTATTCTGTGACCTTCGACATCACGGAGGGGGCGGGCTTGGATGTTTCGGCACTTTCATCGGCCTCCTTCCAGCTCTTTGGCAATGGCAACGCCATCACGGGAATTGATACAAGCTCGTTGGTCAACCTGCTCGATTTGATTCAATTGGGTGGCAGCTTGAACAGCTTTGAGCTGACCTTTATCGCTCCCGAGCCGCTCACCTCGCTGGAATTCCAGTTCAATGCGAGTGCCGTGGCTGATGCCAGCCTTCTGGGCGGGACCAACGGCAACTCTAATGTGCTGACCTTCTCCAACCTCGCCGTGACACCAGTGCCGGAACCTGGCAGCCTTACCCTGCTGGGGCTGGGAATCTATTTCCTGGTTCGCCGTCGCAATCGCGGGTGAGGCGCTCTTGAATTTCTTTTCTTCTCAAATGGGTGCCGGGACACTGGCATCCATTTTTTTGTTTTTTGAGTACGAATTCGCTGTAGATTTGCCTATGGATGGAGAATGTCTTCGCAGCCCTCACTGAAAACGATTGCAGTCCTCGGCACTCTTGATTCAAAAGGCGATGAGCATGCCTATGTAGCGGGCATCATTCGCGACAAAGGTCACCGGGTCTTGTTGATTGACGTGGGTTCGCTGGAGCCACCCAAGGTGGCCCCCGACATCACCCGTGAAGAAGTGGCTGCGGCTGGGGGAGTGGATCTGCCAGCGCTACAATTGCGGCAGGATCGCGGAGAGAGTGTGACCGCGATGGCGGGAGCGGCGGCCAAGATGCTCTCAGGCTTGGTGAGTGCTGGGAAAATCGACGGGGTTATTTCCCTGGGGGGAGGTGGTGGAACTGCTATTGGCACCGCCGCGATGCGGGCACTTCCGGTGGGCTTTCCCAAGGTGATGGTCAGCACCCTCGCGGCGGGGAATGTTGCTCCCTACGTTGGCACCAAGGATATTGTGATGTTCCCCAGCATTGTGGACGTGTCTGGCCTGAATCGCCTTTCCCGGGTTCTCCTGGCGCGAGCCGCGGGTGCCATCTGCGGCATGGTGGAGGTGGTGCCGCCTACAGCAGACGAGAAGCCTTTGATCGTGGCTTCCATGTTCGGCAATACCACGCAGTGCGTGAGTGCGGCCAAGCATATCCTCGAAAAGGCGGGGTACGAGGTGCTGGTGTTTCACTCCACTGGCATGGGCGGGCGCATCATGGAATCGCTCATTGAGAGTGGTCTGGTGAGTGGTGTTCTTGACGTCACCACCACCGAGTGGGCGGACGAACTGGTGGGTGGTATTCTGGGCTCCGGTCCCACGCGCCTGGAGGCGGCTGGTAAAGCAGGCATCCCGGCGGTGGTGGCCCCTGGCTGTCTGGACATGGTGAACTTCGGCGAACCCGCCACCGTTCCGGCCAAATTCGCCGGACGCCTCTTCTACCAGCACAATCCCCAGGTCACGCTCATGCGCACGAATGCGGAGGAAAACGCGGAGTTGGGACGGATTCTCGCCGAGAAAGTGAATGCCTATACGGCTCCTGCGACTCTGTTGCTTCCGTTGCGCGGGGTGAGTGTGATCAGCGCTGAAGGCGGATCTTTTTACCAACCTGACTCTGACCATGCCTTGTTTGAGGCGGTGCGGCATCATGCCCGCCCCGGTCTGCCTGTGCTGGAGGTGGACACCACGATCAATGATACCGCGTTTTCCGAAGCGGCTGCGGAAGCTCTTTTGAAGAATATTGCGGCGTCCAAGCAGGCTCCCTAAAATTGCGCCTCCACTTGCATTGCATGGAATTATGGCGAAAAGACTGAAGGTTGATTTTCCAATTCGTGCAAAAACATCGGCGCCGTTGGACTTGTTTTTAGCGGAGTGTCTTCTGGCGCGACGGGGGCGTTGGCGCACTTGAAAATGTAACAGAGTTTTGCTTGCTGGTTGGTGAATGTTAACTGATGCATGGAGGAAAGTTGGCTAATTTCCCAAACTCCCCCATGAATCCCAACTCGTCCCGATCTCCCAAGATCTTGCTGGCCGCGGCAGGCGGCATCGCTGCCGCAGGGCTGGCGATTTTTGCCGTCGAGTCCCAATCCGAAGTGGTACCCGCCCCACAGGTGCTGCAAGAGGCGGTGGTTCACGAAAACGGTCGTCAGATCATCATGCAAAGGTTGGACCGCGCCCCTGCGTCTTCGGTAGTGCCGGGGCCGCCGCAGGTGGTGGCCGTCGAGGGCGCCTCCCAGTTCGAGGAAGAGGTTTCTCCCAAGCCTCATCAGATGTTGTTCCTGTCATGTACGGTGTATGACCATCAGGTTTCTCTGGTCCGGTGGTCGATTGAGGGAAGGTCGTACCGGGCCTATGTGAATGCGGATTTCAACGATGCGGCGGGCATTGGATCCTTCGAAACCACGGAGGCCGGCTACTCCCTGTTCATGGCCCTAGGCAATGAAACTGCTGAAAGCCTCAGCCTGCACAATGCAGATCGTCAGGCGGCGGGTTATCCGATGATCGAGTTGCCCGCGTTCGCCTCGTTCCCGGCCGGGTATACGAGTTATCTTTTGGACGGACCAGCTGACCCGGCCCATGTCGAGGCGGACTGCCAAGGCATGGAGGCGTTGCTGGCGCATTTTGACGCCAATAAAACGGCGCTCCAGCAGGCCCGGCAGCAACGTGAGGCTGATCGCCTGCAACGGGAGGCGTTTTTGAGGGACCATCCTCCGCAACCGCAAAACACAGTGATCCAGTTCTGGCCGGTCAAGAGCCAGCGTTATCCCGTGGCACAGGGGGTGCAGCCATGAGGAGGCTGCTTGCGGTTCTGGTAGCGTTGCTGTGCGCCCCGGTGTTGTCTGCTCCCACGGCCAGCGACCCCAATGAAGGGTTGCAACTCACCCAAGAAAGCACCGGTGTGTACAACCTCTCCTGGTGGGGCCGGAGCGGCTGGACCTACTTCATCCAGCAATCTGACGATCTCGTGAACTGGCATTATGTGCCGGTGGTCGAGGCAGGCGGCGGGGAAGTCATCAGCTGGGGGTTCAGCAGCACGGCAGAGCGGCAGTTTTTCCGGCTGCGGCTTTCCGATGCTCCGGCAGGCGGAGATCCGGAGGTGGCTGATTTCGATGGCGACGGGATGGGCAATGCCCAAGAGCTCGCCGCAGGAGGGGATCCTCTGAACTACTATCGCCAGGGAAGCGCAACGGTGGTCCCGGTTCTGGAGCAACTCGCGGGTGACAATCAATATGCCCCGACAGGGCAATTCACAGGAAGTCCCCTGGTGGTCAGGGTCAGGGATGCTGGTACGGGCGCGGCGCTGGTGAACGCACCGGTGACTTTTGCCGTGGGAACTGGCGGCGGGAAGTTGGCGGCAACCAACCTGGGCAGTCCATCACTGTCGGATTCTCTCCTGATTCAGACAGACGCGTCCGGCAACGCCCGGGTGTACTTCCAGCAGCCTGCCAGTCCGCAGCCGTTTGGAACGGTATCGGCGGTGACGGGACCGGCGACTCCTGTTGCGTTCCAAGTCTCCAGCACCCCCTTGACCCTGACACCTTTGGCGGTGGCTGCCACCGTTCCTGCGGGCACTGAAGCTGCCCGCCCGCTGCGACTGGTCAATCACAGCGAACAAGGGGTGAGTTATGCCCTGTCACTAGAGAACACCGTCGTGCCTGGAGACGGCCAGATTTACGACTGGCTGGACTCGGACATACCGCAGGGGCCGCCCTACAGCTGGACGGACATCAGTGCCACGGGAACCCTGCTCTCCGCGGTCTCGGACGCTGACGATGACTTTGAGGCAGTGCCGTTGTCTTTTGAATTCCCATTTTACGGCACGTTTTACGATGAGATTTTTGTGAGTTCCAACGGCTATCTCACGCTGGGTGAGGGTTCTGATGCCTATGGCAACGCCTCCCTGCCGGGCGGCAGTGTCCCGGGCGGCCTGATTGCGGCGTTCTTCGATGACTTAAACCCCGGAGAGACAGGCGACATCTATTTCCTCGATCAGGGCGACAGGTGCATCGTCCAGTTCGAAGGAGTCGGACTTGTGGATGGCAGCGGCACGGTGACGTTTCAGATCGTCCTGCATGAAAACGGCAGGATCGAGTACTTCTACAAGACCCTGACTGGAACGTTGGACAGTGCCACGGTGGGCATTCAGAACCCCTCGCGGGACATCGGGGTCACGGTGGCGCACGACGCCCCGTATTTGAAGAATCAACTCGCGGTCCAGATCGTTCCCGAAGTCCGCTGGTTCGGAGTCACCCCGCTTTCAGGCACGCTCGCAGCAGGCCAGGGGGTCGATTTGGAGGTGGTCTTCAAGGCCACCTTGCTGACTTCCGGTCTCCTGGAGGGGGGCTTGACCGTCGATCACGATCATCCCGACCAGGCTGGGATTGAGGCTGCGGTGACGATGAGGGTGAATCCCGGGGCGCCATCGGTAGTGCTGGTCGAGCCGGTCGCTCCCACGGTGGCACTGCAATGGCAGACGCTGGCTCTCAAGGCGGAAGCGGAGGACGAGAGCGGTATCATCACGAGGGTGGAGTTTTATGCCGGTACGACCAAGGTGGGCGAGGACAGCACCGCCCCCTACCAGTTGAACTGGAGCAACCTGCCCGTCGGCACATTCCAGCTCACGGCTCGCGCTTATGATGATCTGGGTACGCCGGGAGATTCCCAGGCGGTGACCTTACAAGTGTTGGCAGACACGGACCGCGATGGTCTGGCCGACGCATGGGAGCTGCAGCATTTTGGAGACCTCGTCCACAATGGCGGGGGGGATGAGGACGAAGATCAGAGATCCAATCTCGACGAATACCTTCAAGGTACATCCCCGAGGGACTTTTTCAATGGCGACACCCCGAGAGTGTTGTTGGTAAGTGGAAACAACCAGACCGGAGGGGTGGGGGGCGCCCTGGCTGCCCCGCTGGTCATCAAGGTGACCACGGCAGCCGGGGTGCCCATTGCCGGGGCTCCCGTACGCTACGCGGTGGGAGATGGCAATGGGTCGGTGCTGGGGGCGTCGGGGATTCCGGCCATTTATTCGACCACGACGGATGGGCAGGGCGTGGCCCAGGCGGTTTTCCTGCCTGGAACTAACCCTCTCAATCGGATCATTGCTGGCGTGCTCAGTCAACCGCCTGTCACGGTGTCATTCTCCGCCTACACTTCATCGGGCCTTGCAGGAGGCGGAGGATATGGGGACCCCAATGCCGCGCCCAGTGCTGGAGGGGGGGGCGATGCTCCCGACTTGGACCTGGATCCCACGGATCCCCGGGTCTCAACGCTGACCCTGACGTCTACTGATCGGCTCAACGGCATGACGGAGTGGGATGAAAGTTTCGATCCCACGAAACTGACCATCGAATGGAACACCGTTGTTCCTGGATTGCAATACATCCTGGAGCGGAAGGTGAGCGATGGTCCATGGCAATTCGTTCAACTGGTCTCGGGGTCAGGGACGCTGAGCGTGGCCCAAACGGGGCTGGAGGGCGATACCCGATATCACTACCGCCTATTCACTGTGGTCTCGTTGAATGGCCAGACCTTTGCAACAGAACCGTCGTCTGTGGCCGCTTATGAACCCCCGCTGTTGAGATCTCTCGATGCCAAGAAAAAGATCGCCTTTGCGATTAATCCTGGCATTCGTGACTATGCATACGGGGACTCGGGCTGG contains these protein-coding regions:
- a CDS encoding Tm-1-like ATP-binding domain-containing protein, with translation MSSQPSLKTIAVLGTLDSKGDEHAYVAGIIRDKGHRVLLIDVGSLEPPKVAPDITREEVAAAGGVDLPALQLRQDRGESVTAMAGAAAKMLSGLVSAGKIDGVISLGGGGGTAIGTAAMRALPVGFPKVMVSTLAAGNVAPYVGTKDIVMFPSIVDVSGLNRLSRVLLARAAGAICGMVEVVPPTADEKPLIVASMFGNTTQCVSAAKHILEKAGYEVLVFHSTGMGGRIMESLIESGLVSGVLDVTTTEWADELVGGILGSGPTRLEAAGKAGIPAVVAPGCLDMVNFGEPATVPAKFAGRLFYQHNPQVTLMRTNAEENAELGRILAEKVNAYTAPATLLLPLRGVSVISAEGGSFYQPDSDHALFEAVRHHARPGLPVLEVDTTINDTAFSEAAAEALLKNIAASKQAP
- a CDS encoding DUF1592 domain-containing protein, which translates into the protein MATSSWCMAEPAPATLAASAESFEKSILPLLEQRCIDCHDEEMKKGDVSLESLRQPGLNRHNVRLWDKVREQVRSGTMPPKNKTPLDAGQKQAILDWIKANELAIKASPASDPGHRKVRRLNREEYSNTLRDLLGISTRPGDKFPADGAGGEGFANNADTLTFSTLLMEKFMGGANDAIAEVWSKPELRGRLMAPVTSDKLPAEVGAELALRPFLLKAYRRPPTEAELKEVIKIFAAALQRGENWDGAMKVAFKAILLSPKFLLIEEEDRPWAKEPWKVNHYEVASRLSYFLWVSAPDDALLKLAAEQKLHDPAVLAAETKRMLADPKALAFTKNFAGQWLHFEQLFNAVDPDRRKFKDFNDALRQAMYDEVFTFCDAVLRHNGRMLDLLDSDYTFVNEPLAKLYDIPGIQGKEMRQVKFTDNKRGGLTGMGAILAVTALPQRTSPVLRGKWVLEQLLSAPPPPPPPNVGELPEDDRSIKGELTFRQRLEQHRAKPVCAGCHARMDPLGFGLENFDAIGKWRNDENGKPLDASGLMPDGTAFAGPAEMRKVLMQEKDMFVRTLCSRLLGYALNRGLEVSDQPTLLRLEETLKKADYRSEPLIIAVVQSFPFLHRRQTR
- a CDS encoding PEP-CTERM sorting domain-containing protein (PEP-CTERM proteins occur, often in large numbers, in the proteomes of bacteria that also encode an exosortase, a predicted intramembrane cysteine proteinase. The presence of a PEP-CTERM domain at a protein's C-terminus predicts cleavage within the sorting domain, followed by covalent anchoring to some some component of the (usually Gram-negative) cell surface. Many PEP-CTERM proteins exhibit an unusual sequence composition that includes large numbers of potential glycosylation sites. Expression of one such protein has been shown restore the ability of a bacterium to form floc, a type of biofilm.) codes for the protein MRFPILATLAALFVGAGLSAAESVDIEFDNFSGNQTGTLQDLGPYYQSSVMKFTNVASVGNVSVDLRVTASAWGAYAFTGHLPDYSQTYGQPNGDLGLYYTATSYGSGGLHYTLEFFKGGTNFSTTFTVSQFDLLIYDVDGETKQSEAFRAYLSDGLTSYRLADSPNSVSASYFTDGVLFSGPGYNISETDPSAAAILTYNNTNKITLDFESKTTGGSLPNGIFTAIDGDLSLVKGDTSDFGNPVAVPEPSGLVFIAAAGVVLVLRRKRRTTAD
- a CDS encoding PEP-CTERM sorting domain-containing protein encodes the protein MTPTTFFQRGAVPVLALLLGLTSAAPGQSVVPTNFFEPAFSAETDGPGGVLSITIDTVTAATAGPQSSGGSPIWNHSATGLIEAGVILVGEATLSTTTTTTGSELVFGRQLELTGTLGILNPLVSNVLGTSLLSNWSSDATVNGLSLAGGSAYSVTFDITEGAGLDVSALSSASFQLFGNGNAITGIDTSSLVNLLDLIQLGGSLNSFELTFIAPEPLTSLEFQFNASAVADASLLGGTNGNSNVLTFSNLAVTPVPEPGSLTLLGLGIYFLVRRRNRG